A region from the Candidatus Neomarinimicrobiota bacterium genome encodes:
- a CDS encoding flagellar protein, translated as MSDSGIIERIAASNLTRKVSSIGNQLNKPKLPIDKPEGIESFSNVLRREVDLKFSSHAINRLKDRQIILDPSEMQRLKNAVNIADLKGSKDALVLLNNNAFIVSVNNRTVVTALNNDENKGRVFTNIDSAIIA; from the coding sequence TTGTCTGATAGTGGCATAATCGAACGCATAGCCGCATCGAACTTGACAAGAAAAGTCTCCTCGATTGGCAATCAACTCAATAAACCGAAATTACCGATTGATAAGCCTGAAGGCATTGAAAGTTTTTCGAATGTGCTTCGCCGGGAAGTGGATTTAAAATTTTCGAGTCACGCGATAAATCGTCTTAAAGACAGGCAGATAATTTTAGATCCGTCTGAAATGCAAAGACTTAAAAACGCAGTTAACATTGCGGATCTGAAAGGCTCAAAAGACGCACTTGTATTGCTGAATAATAACGCATTCATAGTGAGCGTGAACAATCGCACTGTTGTAACGGCATTAAATAATGATGAGAACAAAGGAAGAGTATTTACCAATATAGATTCAGCAATTATCGCATGA
- a CDS encoding flagellar basal body-associated FliL family protein: MEGGDALSLNETEELKETVDSFPDGKKKLLTILIGSVAGLALHGFLAYYITKSYVIPRYFDSPVMAADEKEIVAAIEPVVKKVKAKPSKKADKTERKPVTEEMKFVVVNHIVINPYGTNGRRFLALDLSIGTTSAAAVKDLEKRDAELRDKLNTLLSRKTIAELTNIISKRKIKKDIIALLNGVITKGEVREVYFTKYVLQ, encoded by the coding sequence ATGGAAGGCGGCGATGCCCTTTCACTAAATGAAACAGAAGAATTAAAAGAAACGGTAGATAGTTTTCCTGATGGCAAGAAAAAATTATTAACCATTCTCATCGGTTCTGTTGCCGGGTTGGCGCTACACGGATTCTTGGCATACTACATTACTAAGTCGTATGTAATCCCGAGATATTTTGATAGCCCTGTAATGGCGGCAGACGAGAAAGAAATTGTTGCAGCTATAGAACCTGTAGTGAAAAAAGTGAAGGCTAAACCAAGTAAAAAAGCAGATAAGACAGAAAGAAAACCTGTTACAGAGGAGATGAAATTTGTTGTAGTGAATCATATCGTCATTAATCCCTATGGAACGAATGGTCGAAGGTTTCTGGCTTTAGATCTAAGTATAGGTACCACCAGTGCTGCTGCTGTTAAAGATCTTGAGAAACGCGATGCAGAATTAAGAGACAAATTAAACACCCTTTTAAGCAGAAAAACTATTGCTGAACTTACCAACATCATTTCGAAACGAAAGATTAAAAAAGATATAATAGCGCTTTTGAACGGTGTAATAACTAAAGGTGAAGTACGAGAAGTTTATTTCACCAAATACGTACTTCAATAA
- the fliR gene encoding flagellar type III secretion system protein FliR has product MELFGITERSFEVFMLVFARVSMVIAVVPIFGSTNVPVPIKIGLSLFISLITYTIIDQSVVPQNLPLLGLLILILKEGIVGLMFGFVTGIMFFAIQFAGHFISFQMGFAMVQLIDPQSQERVPIIGQFYFIMTILIFLLINGHHLVLSALGESFNLVPIGSGMINKELTDSLILLGGKVFTLAMKISSPILATLYLTDVMMGIIARTVPQMNIFFVSLPLKISIGMILIIVTLSSFPWLIGTLVVEMGENLNILLRLL; this is encoded by the coding sequence ATGGAATTATTTGGAATCACCGAACGATCTTTTGAGGTTTTTATGTTGGTATTTGCAAGAGTATCAATGGTGATAGCTGTTGTTCCCATTTTTGGTTCTACAAACGTTCCCGTTCCTATTAAAATTGGTCTATCGTTGTTCATATCTTTGATTACCTATACTATAATTGACCAAAGTGTGGTTCCGCAAAATTTGCCTCTTTTGGGTCTGCTCATCTTAATTTTGAAAGAAGGGATCGTCGGATTAATGTTCGGATTTGTCACCGGAATTATGTTTTTCGCCATTCAGTTTGCCGGTCATTTTATCAGCTTTCAGATGGGATTTGCCATGGTTCAGCTTATTGATCCTCAATCACAGGAAAGAGTTCCAATTATAGGGCAATTCTATTTTATTATGACAATACTCATATTCCTTTTAATAAATGGTCATCATCTGGTATTGAGCGCTCTCGGAGAAAGTTTCAATTTAGTGCCTATCGGGTCGGGAATGATAAATAAAGAATTAACGGATTCATTGATTTTATTGGGAGGAAAAGTATTCACCCTCGCGATGAAAATTTCCAGCCCAATCCTGGCGACACTTTATCTCACAGATGTAATGATGGGAATTATCGCCAGAACCGTACCACAAATGAATATATTTTTTGTAAGTCTACCGCTGAAGATAAGCATCGGAATGATACTTATAATAGTTACTCTCTCGTCATTTCCATGGTTAATCGGAACGCTTGTAGTAGAAATGGGCGAAAATCTTAACATATTACTCAGGTTACTTTAG
- the flhB gene encoding flagellar biosynthesis protein FlhB: protein MAEGSFQEKTEQASPKKLEDARKKGQVAKSQELNSAFVLLTALLTLNFIIEDFFIIITSVFRAVYKEAGTFEITPSLAMPYLEIGLNLYARLVAPVALTILVVGVGISYAQVGSIFAIESLTPKFEKINPFKGFKKMFSQRSLVEAAKSIFKVLVVGVIGYLTISSNFGEFILLADKEVPFYISFLGSMMFDITLNITIALMFLAILDFAYQKWKHGEDLKMTKEEVKEEYKQTEGDPAIKSRIRTIQKEGARKRMLQEVPEADVIITNPTTYAIALKYDIETMSAPTVVAKGMRKVAERIKEIGEENNIPVVENKWLAKALYKTAAIGEETPFDLYKAVAEVLAYVYKLKESK from the coding sequence ATGGCAGAAGGCAGTTTTCAAGAGAAAACAGAACAAGCATCACCAAAAAAATTAGAAGATGCGCGTAAAAAAGGGCAGGTGGCTAAGAGCCAGGAGCTCAACTCCGCTTTCGTTTTGCTTACAGCGTTACTCACACTTAATTTTATAATTGAAGATTTTTTCATTATAATTACAAGCGTATTCAGAGCTGTCTATAAAGAGGCAGGAACATTCGAAATAACCCCATCATTAGCAATGCCCTACCTGGAGATCGGACTGAATTTATACGCCAGATTAGTGGCTCCTGTTGCGTTAACAATTTTGGTTGTAGGTGTGGGGATAAGTTACGCACAGGTGGGTTCAATATTTGCTATAGAATCGTTAACTCCAAAATTTGAAAAGATTAATCCGTTCAAAGGGTTTAAGAAAATGTTTTCACAGCGTTCACTCGTGGAAGCTGCTAAGAGTATTTTCAAAGTATTGGTAGTAGGAGTTATAGGATATCTGACCATCTCATCTAATTTCGGCGAGTTCATACTTCTCGCAGATAAAGAAGTACCCTTTTATATAAGCTTTCTCGGGTCAATGATGTTTGATATAACGCTAAATATCACGATAGCGTTGATGTTTCTCGCAATATTGGATTTTGCATACCAAAAATGGAAACATGGCGAAGATTTGAAGATGACCAAAGAAGAGGTGAAAGAAGAATACAAGCAGACTGAAGGTGATCCGGCTATAAAATCGAGAATAAGAACAATTCAAAAAGAGGGCGCACGTAAGAGGATGCTGCAAGAAGTACCGGAAGCGGATGTGATAATTACAAATCCCACAACGTATGCCATAGCCCTTAAATATGATATCGAAACTATGTCCGCACCAACGGTCGTAGCAAAAGGGATGAGGAAAGTGGCAGAGAGGATAAAGGAAATCGGAGAAGAGAACAATATTCCAGTTGTGGAAAACAAATGGTTAGCGAAAGCGCTTTATAAAACAGCCGCAATCGGTGAAGAAACTCCTTTTGATCTTTATAAAGCTGTGGCTGAAGTACTCGCATATGTATACAAATTGAAAGAATCAAAATGA
- the fliP gene encoding flagellar type III secretion system pore protein FliP (The bacterial flagellar biogenesis protein FliP forms a type III secretion system (T3SS)-type pore required for flagellar assembly.), producing MDKKLRKLILLSVIVGGIIISNSDGINAQSFPKITIGVEETDEPEEVALTLQILAMMTVLSLAPSILIMMTSFTRIIVVFHFMRQALGTQQMPPNQLLLGLAIFITIFVMTPVWTKVNDDALQPYLAKEINYKDAIDKGMEPIRNFMFAQTREKDLSLFLKMSNATKPANMGEISNKVLIPSFIISELRKAFQIGFILYIPLLVLDLVVASILMSMGMMMLPPVMISLPFKILLFVLVDGWNLLIGSLITGIKY from the coding sequence ATGGACAAGAAACTCAGAAAATTGATTTTATTATCTGTTATCGTCGGCGGGATAATAATCAGTAATTCGGACGGCATAAACGCTCAAAGTTTTCCAAAAATAACTATCGGTGTTGAGGAAACTGATGAACCGGAAGAAGTAGCGCTCACATTACAGATACTCGCCATGATGACGGTTCTGTCGCTGGCACCGTCCATTTTAATTATGATGACTTCTTTCACAAGAATAATAGTTGTGTTCCATTTTATGAGGCAGGCGCTGGGAACACAGCAAATGCCACCAAATCAACTTCTGTTAGGACTGGCTATCTTCATAACCATATTTGTAATGACGCCTGTTTGGACAAAAGTAAATGATGACGCGCTTCAGCCTTATTTAGCCAAGGAAATAAATTATAAAGATGCTATAGATAAGGGAATGGAACCGATACGAAATTTTATGTTCGCTCAGACGCGGGAAAAAGATCTTTCACTCTTTCTGAAGATGTCCAACGCTACTAAACCAGCAAATATGGGGGAAATATCAAATAAAGTGTTGATTCCCAGTTTCATTATTAGTGAACTTCGAAAAGCATTTCAGATCGGGTTCATCTTATATATTCCACTTCTTGTACTTGATCTGGTGGTGGCAAGTATTCTCATGTCAATGGGAATGATGATGCTGCCACCGGTAATGATTTCACTTCCTTTTAAGATTCTGCTGTTTGTGCTGGTTGATGGTTGGAATTTACTGATAGGCTCTTTGATAACAGGAATAAAATATTAG
- a CDS encoding flagellar biosynthetic protein FliO gives MIRLILNIIIALIFLLGIPVVSYGQVDDSVTVANLTPKSGWEIPQNTGEISLLTVLGKGIGALLLIVLMIYGVVWLLRYFMNKKNPGSFAASSIRVISTTYIAPKKSVALLQVYDKAVLIGISENSMDALIELDEESGWKELLTDATDNKGSESSFAQKLSKTLKENISKGFPIRGNKR, from the coding sequence GTGATTAGATTAATTCTGAATATTATCATTGCCCTTATTTTCCTCCTGGGAATTCCTGTAGTTTCGTATGGGCAGGTCGATGATAGCGTTACGGTAGCAAACCTTACGCCTAAGTCCGGCTGGGAGATTCCGCAGAATACAGGTGAAATAAGTCTCCTTACGGTTCTCGGAAAGGGAATCGGAGCACTATTGCTGATAGTGTTGATGATTTACGGAGTTGTCTGGTTATTAAGATATTTCATGAATAAAAAAAATCCGGGGAGTTTTGCGGCAAGTTCAATTCGTGTTATTTCTACAACATATATAGCGCCTAAAAAATCGGTGGCGTTACTGCAAGTTTACGATAAGGCGGTACTGATCGGAATATCAGAAAATTCAATGGACGCGCTGATTGAACTCGACGAGGAATCGGGATGGAAAGAGCTTTTAACGGATGCTACGGATAATAAAGGCAGCGAAAGCAGTTTCGCTCAAAAACTTTCAAAAACATTGAAAGAAAATATATCAAAGGGATTCCCCATCAGAGGAAATAAAAGGTAA
- a CDS encoding flagellar motor protein MotB has product MGIRDKKVKSGNEGAPAWIVTFSDLMTLLLTFFVLLLSFSAIEMDSFVAAMGSLKEALGVFKGSQSVMYSPANVTGSIPTKAEILKATGEIRAFLKKNKLEKMVEMELTGEGIRFKLNSALLYGSGEAELSDVASDLLENISYLTARFATHVVVEGHTDDLPMTDPNGKFKSNWDLSSARAISVVNFLSTNKNAKKDIFHIAAYSEFKPRVPNISAENRAINRRVEIMIKLHEPPKDYSDKEIDLLLRFIEPEDEEGETISDTLRSF; this is encoded by the coding sequence ATGGGAATCAGAGATAAAAAAGTCAAATCAGGTAATGAGGGTGCGCCAGCATGGATTGTTACATTTAGTGATTTAATGACTTTATTATTGACATTCTTTGTTCTCCTGTTGTCGTTCTCTGCGATTGAGATGGACAGTTTTGTAGCGGCAATGGGATCGCTCAAGGAAGCTCTTGGCGTATTTAAAGGCTCTCAATCGGTAATGTATTCGCCTGCGAATGTCACCGGATCTATTCCTACCAAAGCTGAAATATTAAAAGCCACGGGAGAGATAAGAGCATTTTTGAAAAAAAATAAATTAGAAAAAATGGTGGAAATGGAACTGACGGGTGAAGGGATACGATTCAAGCTGAATAGCGCATTATTATACGGTTCAGGCGAAGCGGAACTTTCTGATGTAGCAAGCGATCTTCTTGAAAATATCAGTTACTTAACAGCCAGATTCGCAACACATGTTGTTGTTGAGGGTCATACGGATGATCTTCCAATGACTGATCCTAATGGTAAATTCAAGTCTAATTGGGACCTTTCTTCAGCCAGAGCCATTTCAGTAGTGAATTTTCTCTCTACAAATAAGAATGCTAAAAAAGACATATTTCATATTGCGGCATATTCTGAATTCAAACCACGTGTACCAAATATTTCTGCGGAAAATAGAGCAATAAATCGGAGGGTGGAAATAATGATCAAATTACATGAGCCACCAAAAGATTATTCAGATAAGGAAATTGATTTGCTGTTAAGATTTATCGAGCCGGAAGATGAAGAAGGAGAAACAATTTCTGACACATTGAGGAGTTTTTAG
- a CDS encoding motility protein A: MDIATLIGIFSGISLVVYAIVRGADPIVFIDINSMIIVFGGTAAATFTNFPLKDVIRVLGVLKKAFFNSAPVFQHKLERIVDLAIKARREGILALETEMEHEEEEFLIKGIQLAVDGTEPEMIKAILGAELSNTEERHSLGASIMRAMGTYAPALGMIGTLIGLIQMLSAMEDPSQIGSGMAVALITTFYGAMLANLIFLPIAGKLETISTQEVLQMEMILEGILSIQQGDNPRMIQEKLISFIPPNFRAEILNANTGGGL, encoded by the coding sequence ATGGATATTGCCACACTTATTGGGATATTTTCGGGGATTTCCCTCGTTGTTTATGCTATCGTCCGCGGAGCGGATCCGATAGTATTCATAGATATAAATTCAATGATAATTGTATTTGGTGGCACAGCAGCAGCTACTTTTACAAATTTTCCGTTAAAAGACGTAATACGCGTACTGGGCGTTTTGAAAAAAGCGTTTTTCAATTCTGCACCAGTATTTCAGCATAAATTAGAAAGAATAGTAGATCTCGCTATAAAAGCTCGAAGAGAAGGAATTTTAGCGCTTGAGACCGAGATGGAACACGAAGAAGAAGAGTTTTTAATAAAAGGAATTCAACTTGCAGTAGATGGTACCGAGCCGGAAATGATAAAGGCAATTCTTGGTGCAGAACTCTCTAATACTGAGGAGAGACACTCTCTCGGAGCAAGTATTATGAGAGCGATGGGTACCTATGCACCGGCTCTTGGTATGATTGGAACTCTAATCGGTCTGATTCAGATGTTGAGCGCGATGGAAGATCCGTCACAGATCGGTAGTGGTATGGCCGTTGCGTTAATTACTACTTTTTACGGTGCAATGTTGGCAAATCTAATCTTTTTGCCGATTGCGGGTAAATTAGAGACTATATCCACTCAAGAAGTTCTGCAAATGGAGATGATTCTCGAAGGAATACTTTCTATCCAACAAGGTGATAACCCCCGAATGATTCAGGAAAAATTAATATCATTCATTCCTCCAAATTTCAGAGCAGAGATATTGAATGCGAATACGGGCGGAGGTTTATAA
- the fliQ gene encoding flagellar biosynthesis protein FliQ, whose amino-acid sequence MNESMAVEIGREGLIVAIKIASPILGLGLIVGLGVGIFQAVTQIHELTLTFVPKIFATAFILLLLMPWMLQEMMEFMIKVITMIGTF is encoded by the coding sequence ATGAATGAATCTATGGCAGTTGAAATAGGAAGAGAAGGATTGATTGTTGCTATCAAGATTGCTTCACCCATTCTTGGTTTAGGGCTTATTGTAGGGCTCGGAGTTGGTATTTTCCAGGCTGTTACGCAGATCCATGAACTGACATTAACGTTTGTACCGAAGATATTTGCAACTGCATTCATACTACTACTGCTTATGCCTTGGATGCTGCAAGAAATGATGGAGTTTATGATAAAAGTAATCACAATGATCGGAACATTTTAA
- a CDS encoding flagellar hook-basal body complex protein, translated as MIRSLFAGVSGLRNHQSFMDVIANNIANVNTVGFKRSRITFKESLALLIRGAQSATAELGGINPMQIGLGMTVGSIDQIFSQGNLEATGQATDLAIQGDGFFVVRDGARQFYTRAGNFQLDAKGRIVSPSTGYVLQGKMANAKGGILEGTPITNITLPFGQKTPAQATTEVGFAGNLDAGGISGGTLLTSDSLNAIETDGSSDVNNLYANGAADASITGMTNNSTQVAVTDGSTSKTYTYVEGTAASGEFHTLADLISNINSDFSGSLSAAMVASTGEIRFTNDSGGSIDLAVTSTNINLDKALSAADATLAAAATSDTDEFSHVAKTTDLLIDLRNSTGTSLGITATDVIRANASIGGTAISEGTVTVTAATTYSELAESLENIFRIKNSDGVTIDSEGGGLSINGDGGLINELTNLKITAEDSGGTPRASFNSIFDDSAGNWFEAKEASDYTQSASITVFDSKGESHIVSIKFIKDPVEANKWRWESEIAGLSNDKLSGNVGELTFDSEGNLKTFSYDGGAAAFRFLPDNGSNVVEIKFDAGTFGEINGLSQFDGSPNAIANEQDGNTVGELSNITIDATGVISGVYTNGVTQDLAQVVLATFNNPTGLVRVGDNLYNVSGNSGQPVIGEAGTTIQSTITSGALELSNVELVEEFTKMIIAQRGFQANARVTTVSDKILEEVVRLKQ; from the coding sequence ATGATTAGGAGCTTATTTGCTGGCGTTTCGGGATTGAGAAATCATCAATCATTTATGGATGTAATCGCGAACAATATAGCAAACGTAAACACAGTCGGATTCAAGAGAAGTAGAATTACTTTCAAAGAATCCTTAGCACTACTCATAAGGGGCGCACAAAGCGCTACTGCTGAGTTGGGTGGAATAAATCCAATGCAAATCGGATTAGGAATGACGGTAGGAAGTATCGATCAGATATTTTCACAGGGAAACTTGGAAGCCACGGGACAGGCAACTGACCTTGCGATCCAGGGTGACGGCTTTTTCGTCGTCAGAGACGGTGCAAGACAATTCTACACCCGAGCAGGTAACTTTCAGCTTGACGCTAAAGGAAGGATAGTAAGTCCATCCACAGGTTATGTCTTGCAAGGGAAGATGGCTAATGCTAAAGGCGGAATTCTTGAAGGAACCCCTATCACAAACATTACTCTTCCGTTCGGACAGAAAACACCTGCTCAAGCGACAACAGAGGTAGGGTTTGCCGGAAACCTTGATGCGGGTGGTATCTCAGGGGGAACGCTTCTAACCAGCGATTCACTAAACGCAATAGAAACAGACGGCTCCAGCGATGTGAACAATCTGTATGCTAATGGAGCAGCAGATGCGTCAATTACCGGTATGACCAACAATTCGACACAGGTTGCTGTCACGGATGGTTCTACATCTAAAACATATACGTATGTTGAAGGAACCGCTGCCTCTGGTGAGTTTCACACACTTGCAGATCTAATAAGCAATATAAACAGTGATTTTTCGGGATCATTGAGTGCTGCAATGGTTGCCAGTACGGGAGAAATCAGATTTACTAATGACTCGGGAGGAAGCATCGATCTTGCTGTGACAAGCACAAATATAAATCTGGACAAAGCGCTTTCAGCGGCAGACGCAACATTGGCAGCAGCAGCTACCAGCGATACAGATGAATTCAGTCACGTTGCTAAAACAACAGATCTGTTGATTGATTTACGGAACTCCACGGGTACCTCTCTTGGTATTACGGCAACAGATGTAATTCGAGCGAACGCATCCATCGGCGGAACGGCAATCTCTGAAGGAACTGTGACTGTAACAGCAGCGACGACCTACAGTGAATTGGCTGAGAGTCTCGAAAACATTTTCAGAATCAAAAATTCAGACGGTGTCACTATTGATTCTGAAGGCGGTGGTCTTTCGATAAACGGCGATGGTGGATTAATAAACGAGCTCACTAATTTAAAAATTACCGCAGAGGACAGCGGCGGCACACCCAGAGCATCGTTTAATTCAATATTCGATGATTCAGCTGGAAATTGGTTCGAGGCTAAAGAGGCATCTGATTACACTCAGAGCGCATCGATAACAGTATTCGATTCAAAAGGTGAATCGCATATTGTCTCAATCAAGTTTATCAAAGATCCCGTAGAGGCGAATAAATGGAGATGGGAATCGGAAATTGCAGGGTTATCTAACGATAAGTTAAGCGGCAATGTCGGTGAACTGACATTTGATAGTGAAGGTAATCTTAAAACATTCAGTTACGATGGTGGCGCTGCTGCATTCAGGTTTTTACCGGATAATGGCTCAAACGTTGTAGAAATAAAGTTTGATGCCGGTACGTTCGGTGAAATCAACGGACTATCACAGTTTGACGGTTCGCCTAACGCCATTGCCAATGAACAGGATGGTAACACTGTAGGTGAACTCAGCAACATTACAATAGACGCTACCGGAGTAATTTCTGGAGTCTATACCAATGGTGTTACTCAGGATTTGGCTCAAGTAGTCCTGGCCACATTTAACAATCCGACTGGTCTGGTTCGCGTTGGCGATAACCTGTATAACGTATCCGGAAACTCCGGTCAGCCTGTGATAGGAGAAGCGGGCACGACCATTCAATCTACTATCACATCAGGAGCGTTGGAACTCTCTAATGTGGAGTTGGTGGAAGAATTCACGAAGATGATTATTGCTCAAAGAGGTTTCCAGGCAAACGCCAGGGTTACTACGGTGAGTGACAAGATTCTTGAGGAAGTTGTAAGACTAAAACAGTAA
- the fliN gene encoding flagellar motor switch protein FliN, with translation MSLSAEKLQNLQLLMEEYVSSFEKTINTITNADTTFSVSKVDQLEEEELISILSGDVVRANVPIAQGLEGSFTFVWPTDLVAKMADLMLAGDGTAQFNSEEHIDAIQEIASQILGPIATHLSDNLEDKVEFSTPEAGLAESSQVATDLSSLVTTVITGTLGEEKYQWTFSISTDQAIKLAEISIEEETSEPDVMPENVEFESFPNTKSSAKESAENMDMLMDLSLQVSIELGRTRLYIKNILELGQGSVIELNKLSGDPVDIYVNDKKFAEGEVVVVDENFGVRITDLVSPSERVEKLSD, from the coding sequence ATGAGTCTTAGCGCTGAAAAATTACAAAACTTACAACTTCTTATGGAGGAGTATGTCAGTTCCTTTGAAAAAACCATAAATACGATTACAAACGCAGATACAACTTTCTCTGTTAGTAAGGTCGATCAATTAGAAGAGGAAGAGTTAATTTCCATATTAAGTGGGGATGTCGTTAGGGCTAATGTACCGATAGCCCAAGGATTAGAAGGCTCATTCACTTTTGTATGGCCCACCGATCTCGTAGCGAAAATGGCCGATTTAATGTTAGCCGGAGACGGAACAGCCCAATTTAATTCTGAGGAGCATATAGATGCGATTCAGGAGATAGCATCGCAGATATTGGGACCGATCGCTACCCATCTCAGCGATAATTTGGAGGACAAAGTTGAATTTAGTACACCGGAAGCGGGGCTGGCAGAATCAAGTCAAGTAGCAACCGACTTATCGTCGCTTGTTACGACGGTCATAACCGGAACTCTCGGTGAAGAAAAATACCAATGGACATTTAGTATTTCTACTGATCAAGCGATTAAATTGGCTGAAATATCGATTGAAGAGGAGACTTCAGAGCCTGATGTAATGCCTGAAAACGTTGAATTTGAATCTTTTCCGAATACGAAATCTTCCGCTAAAGAATCTGCTGAAAATATGGATATGTTGATGGATCTATCGCTTCAAGTTTCAATCGAATTAGGTCGGACAAGGTTATATATAAAAAATATTCTCGAACTTGGACAAGGTTCGGTAATTGAGCTTAATAAGCTCTCGGGAGATCCTGTGGATATTTATGTTAATGATAAAAAATTCGCTGAAGGGGAAGTAGTAGTAGTGGATGAGAATTTTGGTGTTCGTATAACAGATTTAGTTTCTCCCAGCGAGCGAGTGGAGAAGCTTAGTGATTAG
- the fliM gene encoding flagellar motor switch protein FliM, translating to MTKLLSQEEIDALLTSDNLGDSNITSAGTQKMVSVYDFRHPDRVSKDQMRALRTIHERFGRMFATYLSSNLRMMVDIKIDSIDQVTYSEYAMSLTTPACIYVINFSKLGGSGLIEFSSDLFFTLLDRQLGGSGNSVIENREVTIIEQKVLEKVVISALSFLNEAWETITPLGSELESFETNAQFVQIAPPSETVVIVIFDVFIRDKTYSINLAIPYYVIEPVMQNLSAQTWLSLTQHGDAEDKTDKIRDNILQSKVNLIANLGTADITISEFVNLQKGDMIRLNERLDSPLQILINEKIKFLGSPGNIKNHKAVEINEIVSSENEGYYIN from the coding sequence ATGACAAAATTGTTATCACAGGAAGAGATTGATGCTCTACTTACAAGTGACAATTTAGGGGATTCAAACATCACATCTGCGGGAACCCAGAAGATGGTGAGCGTGTATGATTTTCGTCATCCCGACAGAGTATCAAAAGATCAGATGAGAGCATTAAGAACAATTCACGAGCGGTTTGGAAGAATGTTCGCAACATATCTCTCAAGTAATCTTCGAATGATGGTAGATATTAAAATAGATTCAATTGATCAGGTAACCTACTCAGAATACGCAATGTCCCTTACGACTCCCGCGTGCATTTATGTTATCAATTTTTCTAAGCTTGGCGGAAGTGGGTTAATCGAATTTTCTTCTGATTTGTTTTTTACTTTACTCGATAGGCAATTAGGAGGCTCAGGGAATTCAGTGATAGAAAATCGCGAAGTAACTATCATTGAACAAAAGGTTTTGGAAAAAGTAGTTATTAGTGCTCTTTCATTTCTTAATGAAGCGTGGGAAACAATAACCCCACTGGGAAGCGAGCTTGAATCATTCGAAACTAACGCTCAATTCGTACAGATTGCCCCCCCGAGTGAAACGGTTGTGATTGTTATATTTGACGTCTTTATAAGAGATAAAACTTATAGTATTAATCTCGCGATTCCATACTATGTAATAGAGCCGGTTATGCAGAATCTCAGCGCGCAAACCTGGCTATCTCTTACTCAACATGGTGACGCAGAGGACAAGACTGATAAAATAAGAGATAATATATTACAGTCAAAAGTGAACCTAATCGCAAACTTGGGTACGGCTGATATCACCATCAGCGAGTTTGTGAATTTACAAAAGGGGGATATGATAAGATTGAACGAAAGATTGGATTCACCCTTACAAATTCTGATTAACGAAAAAATTAAATTTTTAGGATCCCCCGGAAATATTAAGAATCATAAAGCAGTAGAAATTAATGAAATCGTGTCATCTGAGAACGAAGGATATTACATAAATTAA